One Alnus glutinosa chromosome 3, dhAlnGlut1.1, whole genome shotgun sequence genomic region harbors:
- the LOC133862853 gene encoding F-box protein SKIP2 → MGQSSSAFGAPTEFNRPSNRFNFRTSAIVSAFEPNEEVVDAAEAEFLESVVVGRDCTADLPDECLASIFHFLGSGDRKQCSLVCQRWLRVDGQNRHRLSLKAQAEILSFLPSLFIRFDSVTKLALRCDRKSISINDDALELISIQCRSLTRLKLRGCRELTDEGVAEFAKNCKGLKKLSAGSCMFGARAMNAILDHCTALEELSVKRLRGLNDAAEPIGPGAAASSLKSICLKELINGQCFGPLIIGSKKLRSLKLIRCLGEWDKVLDMLGNFNTGLIEIHLERVQVSDVGLCAISNCSNMEILHILKIPECTNFGLTCVADRCKLLRKLHIDGWRTNRIGDEGLMAIAKQCPNLQELCLIGMNPTSLGLAPIASNCVKLERLAVCGSATIGDTEIACIATKCVALKKLCIKGCPISDAGVETLAWGCPNLVKVKVKKCRGVSSEIVEWLRERRGSLVVILDACESEPLDGSGSEIGVHESGIEFPPIGNQVADASSSGNGRLAMFRTKLGFFAGRNFVACTFRRWSNNDDSFSGDL, encoded by the coding sequence atgggCCAGTCCTCATCGGCGTTCGGGGCTCCGACTGAGTTCAACCGCCCGAGTAATCGGTTCAACTTTCGAACATCGGCGATTGTTTCGGCATTTGAGCCAAACGAAGAGGTGGTGGACGCGGCAGAGGCGGAGTTCTTGGAAAGCGTTGTCGTTGGGCGCGACTGCACCGCTGATCTTCCCGACGAGTGCTTGGCGAGCATATTTCATTTCCTCGGCTCCGGCGACCGGAAACAGTGCTCGCTGGTCTGTCAACGGTGGCTCCGCGTCGACGGACAGAACCGTCACCGTCTCTCTCTCAAAGCCCAGGCAGAGATACTATCTTTCCTGCCATCTCTGTTCATTCGCTTCGACTCGGTGACGAAGCTCGCCCTCCGATGCGACCGGAAATCGATCAGCATAAACGACGACGCTTTGGAGCTGATCTCGATCCAGTGCAGGAGCCTCACGCGCCTCAAGCTGCGTGGCTGCCGTGAGCTCACCGATGAAGGAGTCGCCGAGTTCGCTAAGAACTGCAAAGGCCTGAAGAAGCTCTCAGCTGGCTCGTGCATGTTCGGCGCACGAGCCATGAACGCCATCCTCGACCACTGCACGGCGCTCGAGGAGCTCTCCGTGAAGCGGCTCCGAGGCCTCAACGATGCCGCCGAGCCGATCGGCCCCGGGGCCGCCGCTTCCTCGCTCAAATCGATCTGCTTGAAGGAGCTCATCAACGGCCAGTGCTTCGGACCCCTCATAATCGGCTCCAAAAAGCTCAGGTCTTTGAAGCTCATTCGCTGTTTGGGCGAGTGGGATAAGGTCCTAGACATGTTAGGGAATTTCAATACCGGTTTAATCGAAATCCACCTCGAGAGGGTTCAAGTCAGCGATGTGGGACTTTGTGCGATTTCGAACTGTTCAAACATGGAGATTTTGCACATTTTGAAGATCCCGGAATGTACCAATTTCGGGCTTACGTGCGTGGCTGACAGGTGCAAGCTATTGAGGAAGCTTCACATTGATGGGTGGAGGACTAATAGGATTGGCGATGAGGGTTTGATGGCTATAGCTAAGCAATGCCCCAATTTGCAAGAACTTTGTTTGATTGGGATGAACCCTACATCTTTGGGTTTGGCTCCGATAGCTTCCAACTGCGTCAAATTGGAGAGATTGGCAGTCTGCGGGAGTGCTACAATCGGCGATACCGAGATTGCGTGCATTGCCACGAAATGCGTGGCGTTGAAGAAGCTTTGTATCAAAGGGTGTCCCATTTCGGATGCGGGTGTCGAAACGCTTGCTTGGGGCTGCCCCAATTTGGTGAAGGTTAAGGTCAAGAAGTGTAGGGGAGTGAGCAGTGAGATTGTGGAATGGTTGCGGGAGCGCAGAGGGTCGTTGGTTGTGATTCTAGATGCCTGTGAGAGTGAACCTTTGGATGGCAGCGGTAGTGAGATTGGAGTTCATGAGAGTGGTATTGAGTTCCCACCAATTGGTAACCAGGTAGCCGATGCTTCATCGAGTGGTAATGGCCGGTTGGCGATGTTTAGGACAAAGTTAGGATTTTTCGCTGGTAGGAACTTTGTGGCATGCACATTCAGGAGGTGGTCTAACAATGATGATAGTTTCAGTGGCGACTTGTGA